In Bacteroidota bacterium, a single genomic region encodes these proteins:
- a CDS encoding sodium-translocating pyrophosphatase: MNGSIIYLVPALGILGLLVMAVKSAWVSKQDAGDAKMQELAGHIAAGAMAFLKAEWKVLSYFVVIAAALLAYSGTIHEVHGKEIHSSWIICIAFIIGAVFSATAGYIGMKVATKANVRTTQAARTSLAQALKVSFTGGSVMGLGVAGLAVLGLGGLFIAFLQVFAGAGEATVKTAIEVLTGFSLGAESIALFARVGGGIYTKAADVGADLVGKVEAGIPEDDVRNPATIADNVGDNVGDVAGMGADLFGSYVATILATMVLGQEITVTDNFGGMSPILLPMVICGLGIVFSIVGMWFVRIKDEKSNVQNALNMGNWSSMLLTVAASYFAVMYMLPEGDIVLRTSTFTKMGVFMAIVVGTIVGAIMSIVTEYYTAMGKAPVLSIIQQSSTGHATNIIGGLSVGMKSTVIPILTLAGGIMASYYCAGLYGVAIAAAGMMATTAMQLAIDAFGPIADNAGGIAEMSQLPPEVRERTDNLDAVGNTTAATGKGFAIASAALTSLALFAAFVGIAGIDAIDIYKAPVLAGLFVGGMIPFIFSALCIQAVGKAAMDMVQEVRRQFREIPGIMEYKAKPEYEKCVAISTKASIREMMMPGAIALLTPVIVGFIFGPEVLGGLLAGVTVSGVLMGIFQSNAGGAWDNAKKSFEKGVMINGEMFYKKSEPHKASVTGDTVGDPFKDTSGPSMNILIKLMSIVSLVIAPYISVPSAEGQNECSGMKKECCMPGAEMKCDMNKVALFTPEECSAYCDSMKCSPEEKAICMKHAGTGKFSSCMENCSHGCKTKEECKEKCGEACAEKH, translated from the coding sequence ATGAACGGAAGTATCATTTATTTAGTACCGGCTTTAGGAATTCTGGGATTATTGGTAATGGCTGTTAAATCGGCCTGGGTTAGCAAACAGGATGCCGGAGACGCTAAAATGCAGGAATTGGCCGGCCATATAGCCGCAGGCGCGATGGCGTTTTTAAAAGCGGAATGGAAAGTGCTTAGTTATTTTGTGGTGATTGCTGCCGCATTGTTAGCCTACTCAGGAACAATACATGAAGTCCATGGCAAAGAGATCCATTCCAGTTGGATCATTTGCATTGCCTTTATTATCGGTGCTGTTTTTTCCGCTACAGCAGGATATATAGGGATGAAAGTGGCAACAAAAGCGAATGTTCGGACAACCCAGGCTGCCCGCACAAGTCTGGCACAGGCATTAAAAGTTTCCTTTACAGGCGGTTCCGTTATGGGACTTGGTGTCGCAGGTTTGGCGGTTTTAGGTTTGGGTGGTTTATTTATAGCCTTCTTACAGGTGTTTGCCGGAGCCGGTGAAGCTACGGTTAAGACAGCCATTGAAGTATTAACCGGCTTTTCATTAGGCGCCGAATCGATCGCCCTATTCGCGCGTGTGGGTGGCGGTATCTATACAAAGGCTGCCGATGTTGGCGCTGACTTGGTAGGTAAAGTTGAAGCAGGAATTCCCGAAGATGATGTTCGTAACCCCGCCACCATTGCCGATAACGTAGGGGATAACGTAGGGGATGTTGCAGGTATGGGTGCCGATCTTTTTGGCTCCTATGTTGCGACAATCCTGGCGACAATGGTATTAGGACAGGAAATAACTGTTACAGATAATTTTGGCGGCATGTCCCCTATTCTTTTACCTATGGTGATCTGCGGTCTGGGTATTGTATTCTCTATAGTAGGAATGTGGTTTGTTCGTATTAAAGACGAAAAATCAAATGTTCAGAATGCGTTGAACATGGGTAACTGGTCGTCAATGTTGTTAACAGTTGCCGCATCTTATTTTGCGGTAATGTATATGCTTCCTGAAGGAGATATTGTATTACGCACTTCGACATTCACTAAAATGGGAGTATTCATGGCAATTGTTGTCGGAACTATCGTTGGTGCTATTATGAGTATTGTTACAGAATATTACACCGCTATGGGTAAAGCTCCTGTTCTTTCTATCATTCAACAATCATCAACGGGCCATGCTACAAACATCATTGGCGGCTTGTCTGTTGGCATGAAATCAACTGTAATTCCTATTTTAACCTTAGCGGGCGGCATCATGGCTTCTTATTATTGCGCAGGATTATATGGCGTTGCGATCGCCGCGGCAGGAATGATGGCCACAACAGCCATGCAATTGGCGATAGATGCTTTTGGTCCGATTGCTGATAACGCCGGCGGTATTGCGGAGATGAGCCAGTTACCTCCTGAGGTTCGTGAGCGCACTGATAATTTAGATGCAGTTGGCAACACAACAGCGGCAACCGGAAAAGGATTTGCCATTGCTTCAGCCGCTTTAACTTCACTGGCATTATTTGCAGCCTTTGTTGGAATTGCAGGCATTGATGCCATTGACATTTACAAGGCCCCCGTATTGGCAGGTTTGTTTGTAGGCGGAATGATCCCATTCATATTTTCCGCGTTATGCATCCAGGCTGTTGGAAAAGCCGCCATGGACATGGTACAGGAAGTTCGCCGACAGTTCCGCGAAATTCCGGGCATTATGGAATACAAAGCAAAACCTGAATACGAAAAATGTGTGGCGATATCAACTAAAGCCAGTATCCGTGAAATGATGATGCCAGGCGCCATCGCTTTATTAACACCGGTGATCGTTGGTTTTATCTTCGGTCCTGAAGTACTTGGCGGTTTGCTGGCAGGCGTTACCGTGAGCGGTGTTTTGATGGGTATCTTCCAAAGCAATGCAGGTGGAGCATGGGATAATGCCAAAAAATCATTCGAAAAAGGAGTGATGATCAATGGCGAAATGTTCTATAAAAAATCTGAACCGCATAAAGCCTCTGTTACAGGTGATACTGTAGGCGACCCGTTCAAAGACACATCCGGTCCGTCTATGAACATTCTGATCAAATTAATGTCTATCGTATCATTGGTAATAGCTCCCTACATTTCAGTACCATCAGCTGAAGGACAAAACGAATGTTCCGGCATGAAAAAAGAATGCTGTATGCCAGGCGCTGAAATGAAATGCGATATGAATAAAGTTGCTTTGTTTACCCCGGAAGAATGTTCCGCTTATTGCGATTCGATGAAATGTTCCCCTGAAGAAAAAGCAATCTGCATGAAACACGCAGGAACCGGAAAATTTTCATCATGCATGGAAAACTGCTCACACGGTTGCAAAACCAAAGAAGAATGCAAAGAAAAATGCGGAGAGGCCTGTGCGGAGAAACATTAA
- a CDS encoding Nif3-like dinuclear metal center hexameric protein — MKIKEIIAHIESIAPLAYQESYDNSGLLCGDSYAEAKAALVTLDCTEEVLDEAIASGCNLIIAHHPIIFSGLKKITGKNYVERVIIKAIKNDIAIYAAHTNLDNVDTGVNAQIAVKLGLSNTRILLPKTGHLRKLITFCPVDKAEQVRLALFGVGAGHIGNYDECSFNTEGFGTFRAGDGTDPHIGEKGKQHTEKEIKIEAIYTIERESAIVTALIKAHPYEEVAYDLVPLANGHSRVGSGMIGELVNAEEEMVFLKRLKRIMQTECVRYTRPTGKKIKKVAVCGGSGSFLLSDAIKAGAEVFVTSDLKYHQFFDAENKIVIADIGHYESEQFTKQLFYDLLTKKFPIFAVHLSKINTNPINYI; from the coding sequence ATGAAGATCAAAGAAATAATAGCACATATTGAATCGATAGCTCCATTGGCTTACCAGGAGTCGTATGATAATTCAGGCTTGTTATGCGGCGATAGTTATGCTGAAGCGAAGGCGGCGCTGGTAACCCTCGACTGTACGGAAGAAGTGCTGGATGAAGCCATTGCCTCAGGCTGTAATCTAATTATCGCCCATCATCCGATCATATTCTCCGGTCTGAAAAAAATAACCGGCAAAAATTATGTGGAGCGTGTCATTATTAAAGCCATCAAAAATGACATTGCCATATATGCCGCGCATACTAATTTGGATAATGTGGATACAGGAGTTAATGCGCAGATAGCAGTTAAACTGGGACTTTCAAACACACGGATACTTTTGCCCAAAACCGGCCACCTGCGTAAACTCATTACCTTTTGCCCGGTTGATAAGGCGGAGCAGGTGAGGCTGGCTTTATTCGGGGTGGGTGCCGGACATATAGGTAATTATGACGAATGCAGTTTTAACACAGAAGGTTTTGGCACATTCCGCGCGGGCGATGGAACCGATCCGCATATTGGAGAAAAAGGTAAACAGCATACCGAAAAGGAAATTAAGATCGAGGCCATTTACACGATCGAACGCGAAAGCGCTATTGTAACGGCTCTCATAAAGGCTCATCCGTATGAAGAGGTGGCGTATGATCTTGTGCCCTTAGCCAATGGTCATAGTCGTGTTGGTTCAGGTATGATAGGTGAGTTAGTGAATGCAGAAGAAGAAATGGTTTTTTTAAAGCGTTTAAAGAGAATAATGCAAACGGAATGTGTCCGTTATACGCGTCCAACAGGTAAAAAAATAAAAAAAGTGGCTGTTTGCGGTGGGAGCGGAAGCTTTTTGCTGTCCGACGCGATAAAGGCAGGCGCCGAAGTTTTTGTGACTTCCGACCTTAAATATCATCAGTTCTTTGATGCTGAAAATAAGATAGTTATAGCGGATATCGGGCACTATGAAAGCGAACAATTTACCAAACAGTTATTTTACGACCTATTGACCAAAAAATTTCCTATATTCGCAGTCCATTTATCAAAAATCAACACAAATCCCATAAACTATATTTAA
- a CDS encoding purine-nucleoside phosphorylase yields the protein MLNEITSSAEFIKSKIPFQPEYGIILGTGLGGLVKEIDIKHELEYKDIPNFPLSTVKGHSGKLIFGLLGGKNVVAMQGRFHYYEGYTMQQVVFPVRVMKFLGIERLFICNAAGGVNPDFSIGDLMILKDHINFFTAHPLVGKNDPELGPRFPDMSEAYDKAMITKAQQIAANNKIKVQTGVYLGISGPTFETPAEYKFIRIIGADAVGMSTVPEVIAARHMNIPCFAISIITDLGIENKIVELTHEDVLREAALAEPKMSLIIKLLVAGC from the coding sequence ATGCTAAATGAGATCACCAGCTCGGCTGAATTCATAAAAAGTAAAATACCCTTTCAACCGGAATATGGTATTATACTTGGAACAGGTCTTGGCGGACTTGTAAAAGAAATTGATATTAAACACGAGCTGGAATACAAAGACATTCCGAATTTCCCTTTATCGACAGTAAAAGGCCACTCGGGCAAATTGATCTTCGGTTTGCTTGGCGGAAAAAATGTTGTGGCCATGCAGGGACGCTTTCACTATTACGAGGGCTATACCATGCAGCAGGTGGTTTTCCCGGTACGGGTCATGAAATTTTTAGGTATTGAACGTTTGTTCATCTGTAACGCCGCAGGAGGCGTAAACCCGGATTTTTCCATCGGCGACCTTATGATATTGAAAGATCATATCAACTTTTTTACAGCCCATCCATTAGTTGGAAAAAATGATCCCGAACTGGGTCCCCGCTTTCCCGACATGAGTGAAGCTTACGACAAAGCGATGATCACGAAAGCACAACAGATCGCTGCTAATAATAAAATAAAAGTTCAAACAGGAGTTTACCTCGGCATCTCAGGGCCTACATTTGAAACACCTGCCGAATATAAATTTATCCGCATCATTGGCGCCGACGCTGTAGGAATGAGTACCGTACCCGAAGTGATCGCAGCACGACATATGAATATTCCCTGCTTTGCCATCTCCATTATAACCGACCTTGGAATTGAAAACAAAATTGTGGAACTAACGCACGAAGATGTACTGCGTGAAGCCGCTTTGGCCGAACCAAAAATGAGTTTGATCATCAAGTTGTTGGTTGCGGGTTGTTAG
- a CDS encoding HlyC/CorC family transporter → MEASFIILLTLIASAFFSGLEIAFITSNKLRIELESKQGSWFAGILSYFNKFPARFLGTMLLGNNIAIVVFGIYMEEVLDPYIGQYINSRIGILFIQTFISTMFILVTAEFLPKNVFRINPNLILEFFAIPLWIVYWLMYPVVYLTIGLSEFILKNIFRVNVEKEKLAFGRIDLDNYVREGTKSDKKQEVEHEIKIFKNALGFANVKARQCMVPRTEIVAIEVNDSMQRLRELFLQTRLSKILIYEKNIDNIIGYVHSHELFQKPVSIRRILLPVSIVPESMPASEVLTLFIQQHKSIAIVVDEFGGTSGMLTMEDVMEEIFGEIEDEHDKEEMVEKKVNEDEYLFSGRLEIDYLNEKYKLNLPSYKDFETLSGLIIHHHQSIPKINEEISIDNFIFRIVSVSNNRIEQVLLKVMEK, encoded by the coding sequence TTGGAAGCATCGTTCATCATATTACTTACACTCATCGCTTCCGCCTTTTTTTCAGGCCTGGAGATCGCTTTTATTACATCCAATAAACTGCGTATAGAGCTGGAAAGTAAACAGGGCAGTTGGTTTGCCGGGATCCTTTCCTATTTCAATAAATTTCCCGCCCGTTTTTTGGGAACAATGTTGTTGGGTAATAATATTGCCATTGTGGTCTTCGGAATTTACATGGAAGAAGTGCTTGATCCTTATATTGGTCAGTACATTAATTCCCGCATAGGCATATTGTTCATTCAGACGTTTATTTCCACGATGTTTATCCTTGTAACAGCCGAATTTTTGCCCAAAAATGTATTTCGTATAAATCCCAACCTCATTCTTGAGTTTTTCGCCATTCCGCTTTGGATTGTTTACTGGCTGATGTACCCGGTGGTGTATCTGACGATCGGGCTTAGTGAATTTATATTAAAAAATATTTTTAGGGTAAATGTGGAAAAGGAAAAGCTGGCCTTTGGCCGGATCGACCTGGATAATTATGTACGGGAAGGAACTAAATCCGACAAAAAGCAGGAAGTTGAACATGAAATAAAGATATTCAAGAATGCGCTTGGCTTTGCCAATGTAAAGGCCCGTCAGTGTATGGTGCCGCGCACCGAGATAGTGGCGATAGAAGTGAACGATAGTATGCAGCGTCTTCGTGAATTGTTCCTGCAAACCCGCCTTTCGAAAATACTGATCTATGAAAAAAATATTGATAACATAATCGGGTATGTGCATTCGCACGAGCTTTTTCAGAAGCCGGTATCGATCCGAAGGATCTTATTACCTGTAAGTATTGTACCCGAATCAATGCCTGCAAGTGAAGTACTCACTCTGTTCATACAGCAGCACAAGAGCATAGCCATAGTAGTGGATGAGTTTGGGGGTACTTCCGGTATGTTAACTATGGAAGATGTGATGGAAGAGATTTTTGGTGAGATAGAAGATGAACATGATAAAGAGGAGATGGTCGAGAAAAAGGTAAATGAAGATGAATATTTATTCTCGGGCCGCCTGGAGATTGATTACCTGAATGAAAAGTATAAACTCAATTTGCCTTCATACAAGGATTTCGAAACGCTCAGCGGGCTGATCATTCATCATCATCAAAGCATTCCGAAGATAAATGAGGAGATATCCATAGACAATTTTATTTTTAGGATCGTTTCAGTGAGCAATAACCGCATCGAGCAGGTATTGTTGAAGGTAATGGAAAAGTAG
- a CDS encoding MGMT family protein, with translation MKSAARINEDFFKLVFEVVCLIPKGRVTNYGAIARYLGSARSSRMVGWAMNASHSYKKKVPAHRVVNRNGLLTGKHHFGDPFMMQRLLEKEGVKVKNDKVVDFKKLFWDPTKEMAL, from the coding sequence ATGAAATCAGCAGCCCGCATAAACGAAGATTTTTTCAAACTGGTGTTCGAAGTTGTTTGCCTGATACCTAAAGGACGTGTTACGAACTATGGCGCCATTGCCAGATATCTTGGTTCGGCACGCTCTTCCCGCATGGTAGGTTGGGCTATGAATGCTTCACATTCGTACAAAAAGAAAGTTCCTGCACACCGTGTTGTAAACCGGAACGGACTTCTCACCGGCAAACACCATTTCGGTGATCCGTTTATGATGCAAAGGCTACTCGAAAAAGAAGGTGTAAAAGTAAAAAACGACAAGGTTGTGGATTTCAAGAAACTATTTTGGGATCCAACAAAGGAAATGGCACTTTAG
- a CDS encoding response regulator transcription factor, with protein sequence MIKALIIDDEENLRVILARYLKEHCPEISVVGEANSVASGVNAINKYVPDIIFLDVMMPDGTGFNLLEHFVSIYFKIIFITAHNDFAIKAFKFSAVDYLLKPLNIDELKIAVKKITDQPALDSSKKIIEVLLDNIANQKSVSKKIVLSSQESDRIVPIDNILRCEAKESYTLFYLISKEIILITKTLKEYDGLLGEYGFIRVHKSHLINSKYIKKYVKNEAPYIIMEDNAQIPVSRRKKDELRNQLKKINI encoded by the coding sequence ATGATCAAGGCCCTTATAATAGATGATGAGGAAAATTTAAGAGTAATACTTGCCAGGTATCTTAAGGAACATTGTCCGGAAATATCTGTTGTCGGTGAAGCAAATAGTGTTGCCTCTGGAGTTAATGCAATCAATAAGTATGTGCCCGATATCATATTTTTGGATGTAATGATGCCGGATGGAACAGGATTTAATCTTTTGGAACATTTTGTCTCTATTTACTTCAAAATAATTTTCATTACAGCACATAATGATTTCGCCATAAAAGCATTTAAATTCAGCGCGGTTGATTATTTGCTGAAACCCCTTAATATTGATGAACTGAAAATTGCCGTAAAAAAAATTACCGACCAACCTGCCTTAGATTCATCAAAAAAAATCATCGAAGTACTTTTGGATAATATCGCAAATCAAAAAAGTGTATCCAAAAAAATTGTGCTCTCATCCCAGGAAAGCGACCGTATTGTTCCGATTGATAACATCTTGAGATGTGAGGCAAAAGAAAGTTATACACTATTCTATCTTATATCAAAAGAAATAATTTTAATTACTAAAACATTAAAGGAGTATGATGGGCTTTTGGGAGAGTATGGTTTTATTCGTGTACATAAATCTCATCTTATCAATTCAAAATACATTAAAAAATATGTTAAAAATGAGGCTCCTTATATTATAATGGAAGACAATGCACAAATACCAGTTTCCCGTCGAAAGAAAGACGAATTAAGAAATCAACTCAAGAAAATCAATATTTAG